A region from the Acyrthosiphon pisum isolate AL4f chromosome A1, pea_aphid_22Mar2018_4r6ur, whole genome shotgun sequence genome encodes:
- the LOC100162908 gene encoding importin-11, whose translation MEIEQLVYETLLQASSQHPDMLKPAEQKLKEWEVEPGFYSVLFRIFSNQSLDLNVRWMSILCFKQGVEKYWRKNIEHGISEEEKVILRKMLLTNLSEPVPRLATQVSVIIGRVARLDWPYDWGDLMPELIERIKYDPQNRALLSMHHVVKSLAGKRLYDSIKLFQDASSQLFPNFYSHWEQRTDAFIKEMEHGNASPPVAKLLEDAFYTQKILSNFVLYGFKSPYPSDVKRFILAIFNKVRPIIACRAYYPDLVEKFVCRMFKMLMAILEDHPSEYLDFIQPTVELAYFYGFTADGNTVVFERFLIQLFNLTKLILICPQYKLPRTNGPICQMDETAKQVSASAVQHKASVFKSDRLMIMCQQLIYKYFLLTPAELEIWDSDPEMFATDEVGEYWKYNLKACTESLFMSLFHEFRELLTPRLAATIESNREFVDPTNLEAVLKKDAIYNAFGLTAFEMFDIINFDDWFNTTLRQELMESHGHSRVLKRRVAWLIGQWLTVRLNPEYRPELYNILIGLLNPEQDMAVRLAATSTLRCAIDDFDFSSEHFIEYLEPMAFSLYKLLVSVRECDTKLNVLHVMSFMVERLGPMVEPYFDSLLQYLPKLWTDSDDHHMLRCAIISTLTQIVRAIRTKSAELTPFLVPIIRYSVDIKEKAYIYLQEDGLELLLSYIESCATYNDDMLSLINYLLPLLDYSTEHLKTGLMILEAYVLIAPDKVISEYGTQLFSLTTSLMNDLKDEGIVCILSLYETIIKVNLPQTIELMMVVLGQNLKCLCSGEMGLAINSCRLSLISRVILNDSSIFIKVVEHLCMTENGNLMNFDNVLNRIIEVWLERMNQIVQNDRRKLLCLALASLLTCQKKPILELFKEIITVCVETLNDIMRKTDDGIYADSMLMTDDCSNVSSRANSECEYQYETEHNERQRCLSLKDPIHCIPFHKYLQSQLLALQNQIGEQQFQGVLISKVGSDILEQLYVYM comes from the exons ATGGAAATCGAACAGTTGGTTTATGAAACACTCCTGCAGGCGAGTAGTCAACATCCTGATATGTTAAAACCTGCTGAGCAAAAGCTTAAAGAATGGGAAGTGGAACCAGGATTTTATTCAGTGTTATTC agaatattttcaaatcaatcATTAGATTTAAATGTTCGTTGGATGTCAATTCTATGTTTTAAACAAGGTGTAGAAAAATATTGGAGAAAAAACATTGAACA TGGTATTTCTGAAGAAGAAAAAGTTATTCTAAGgaaaatgttattaacaaatttatCAGAACCTGTCCCTCGACTTGCCACTCAAGTCAGTGTGATCATTGGTAGAGTTGcgag gttAGATTGGCCATATGATTGGGGAGATTTGATGCCAGAGCTTATAGAACGTATTAAATACGATCCACAGAATCGTGCATTATTATCTATGCATCATGTGGTCAAATCATTAGCGGGCAAACGATTGTATGATAGTATAAAACTCTTCCAAGATGCTTCCAGCCAACTATTCCCAAATTTTTATAGCCATTGGGAACAAAGAACAGACGCTTTTATTAAAGAG ATGGAACATGGAAATGCATCTCCTCCAGTTGCCAAACTTTTGGAAGATGCATTTTATACTCAAAAGATTTTGtccaattttgtattatatggttttaaatCACCTTATCCCAGTGATGTCAAACGATTTATTTTGGCTATTTTCAATAAAGTTCGGCCTATTATTGCTTGTc gtgcTTACTATCCTGATTTAGTTGAAAAATTTGTATGTCGTATGTTTAAAATGCTAATGGCAATCTTAGAAGATCATCCATCTGAATATCTGGATTTCATTCAACCAACTGTTGAACTGGCTTATTTCTATGGTTTTACTGCTGATGGAAACACTGTTGTCTTTGAGAGATTCTTAATACAGCTTTTTAACTtaaccaaattaatattaatttgtcctCAGTATAAATTACCACGTACTAATGGCCCTATTTGTCAAATGGATG AAACTGCAAAACAAGTATCAGCTTCAGCTGTTCAACATAAAGCTTCTGTATTCAAATCTGATAGATTAATGATAATGtgtcaacaattaatatataagtattttttactaACACCAGCGGAATTAGAAATATGGGATAGTGATCCTGAAATGTTTG ctactgATGAAGTAGGAGAATATTggaagtataatttaaaa gcGTGTACAGAATCTTTATTTATGTCATTATTCCACGAGTTCAGGGAGCTGTTGACACCTAGACTTGCGGCAACCATTGAGTCAAATAGGGAGTTTGTTGACCCTACTAATTTAGAAgcagttttaaaaaaagatgCCATTTATAATGCATTTGGACTTACTGCATTTGAGATGTTTGatatt ATAAATTTTGACGATTGGTTTAATACAACATTACGCCAGGAGTTAATGGAATCTCATGGTCATTCACGTGTATTGAAGAGACGTGTGGCATGGTTGATTGGTCAATGGCTTACAGTTAGACTGAACCCTGAATACAGACCTGAACTTTACAATATTCTTATTGGACTTTTAAACCCTGAACAAGATATGGCCGTTCGTTTAGCTGCGACGTCTACTTTACGTTGTGCAATCGATGACTTTGATTTTAGTTCTGAGCATTTTATTGAATACTTGGAACCAATGGCATTCTCGTTATATAAACTTTTAGTTAGTGTCCGAGAATGTGACACAAAG TTAAATGTGCTACATGTCATGTCGTTTATGGTGGAACGATTAGGTCCGATGGTAGAACCTTATTTTGATTCATTACTTCAGTATCTGCCCAAATTATGGACAGATTCAGATGACCATCACATGTTACGCTGTGCAATTATTTCCACATTAACTCAAATTGTAcga gccATCCGAACAAAAAGTGCCGAACTGACCCCATTCCTAGTTCCTATTATTCGATATAGTGTAGACATTAAAGAAAaagcatacatttatttacaagaAGATGGTCTTGAGCTGTTATTATCGTACATTGAATCATGTGCAACATATAATGATGACATGCTAAGTTTAATCAATTATCTTCTTCCATTATTAG ATTACTCTACTGAACATCTAAAAACTGGATTAATGATACTTGAAGCTTATGTTCTAATTGCACCAGATAAGGTCATATCG gaataTGGTACTCAATTATTTAGCTTAACTACATCTTTAATGAATGATTTAAAAGATGAAggaattgtttgtatattatcgtTATATGAAAcgattataaaagtaaatttaccaCAAACTATTGAGTTAATGATGGTCGTTTTAGGACAAAACTTAAA GTGTTTATGTTCTGGTGAAATGGGTTTGGCCATAAATAGTTGCCGGTTATCTTTAATTTCTAGAGttatattaaatgattcaagtatttttattaaa GTTGTAGAACATTTATGTATGacggaaaatggaaatttaatgaattttgataATGTACTTAATAGAATAATTGAAGTTTGGTTAGAACGAATGAATCAAATTGTACAAAACGATAGAAGAAAATTATTATGTCTTGCTTTAGCATCACTTTTAACTTGTcaaaaaaa accaattttagaattatttaaagaaatcaTAACGGTGTGTGTAGAAACTTTAAATGACATAATGAGAAAGACTGATGATGGAATTTATGCAGA TTCCATGTTAATGACTGACGATTGCTCCAATGTAAGCTCACGGGCAAATTCCGAGTGCGAATATCAGTACGAAACCGAACACAACGAACGTCAAAGATGCCTGTCGCTCAAAGACCCTATTCACTGCATACCATTCCATAAATACCTGCAATCTCAA TTGTTGGCTTTGCAAAATCAAATCGGAGAACAGCAATTCCAAGGTGTTCTTATATCTAAGGTCGGCAGTGATATACTTGAACAACTCTATGTGTACATGTAA